A stretch of DNA from Nitrospinota bacterium:
TTCCCCGCTTACGGTATGAACATTTGAAAATATATCAGGGTGTTCTGGTTAAAACGAATAAGAATTTATTGAACGACATGTTTAAATATTTCGTTTGTTTTTTGTAATTGCCCGGTACAGGGTGTTTACTTTCGTCATTAGGCAAATTTTAAAATATTTCTCGAATTTGCCTTGTTTTACCGTTAAATCAGGCAAAGTTTTCGTTATCGGATGCAAAAAAAATTGTTCAAAATGATTTACGGTATGGAATGTGTAGTGGTATACTCCTTCAAACGTGCGGATAGTGGGGAGTACAGTTTTTTCTCTTCCGCAAGAATTTGAAAAGGACTTTATTTAACATTAACCTTTTAAGGGGGTAGCTTAGCATATGGGGGTAGCAATTGGATAAAATCAAGACAATAGTCATTTCAGTCGTGGCATTTGCCGTGATATTTTTCATCCTGGATTACGCCTTACAGGCTTATCAGGGATTGGAACTTTTTCCTTCGCAGGAAGGGCACTAGGATGAAATCAGCTTCTATTGTATATAAGGGGAATTCATAGTGGGGAAGAGCAAAATATTTCACAAGTTTTTTTATCGGGTTCGTCTGGAAACCCTTGCCGTCCTTTTCGTGCTGTCCATAGCCGGATTGGCCGTATCGGGTCCATTTAGCGATAACTTGGCAACACCGGTTTACGCCAGCGAAGAGGCTGACGCGGGAGCCGGAGCGGATGCCGCAACAGCTGAGGGCGAGGCCGAAGCAGAGGATGACACAGTCTGGAAGCCGATGGCTGCTCCAATACTTGAAGCGAAGGATTATCCGGTAGTCAAGGGATGGAACAACCGCATTAGCGTCTGGATAGTCGCGCAACTTCATCTCTTTTTTGCCGCCTTTGTTCTTGGCGTTCCGATTTTCGTGTGGGTTATCGAATTTATCGGAGTTACCACCAAGGATAAGCGGTACGACAACATGGCTCACGAGTTCATGAAGGTCGCAATGACGGGGTTCTCCCTGACGGCGAGCTTCGGCGGTGTTCTCGCGCTGATGCTTTTCAGCTTCTACCCTGATTTCATGGAATACATGACAAGCATATTCGGCAAGGTAATGATCTGGTACGGCCTTATGTTCTTTGCCGAGAGCTTCTTCGTTTATACCTACTATTACGGCTGGGATTCGATGCAGGACGAGAAGGGGAAAAAGATCCACCTCGTGCTTGGCCTTTTCCTTAATCTCTCAGGTATGACCCTTATGGTTATGTCCAATTCATGGGCTTCCTTCATGATGGCTCCGTCCGGAATTGAAGCCGACGGCACCTTCCAGGGGGATGTGTGGGCAGTAATAACAGGACATCTCTGGAATCCGCTCAACCTTCACCGCTTCATCGCGAATATCGCTTACGGCGGTTCGCTTACGGCGGCGTACGCGGCATACAAGTATATTGCTACCAACAACCAGGAAGAGCGGGCGCATTATGACTGGATGGGCTACACCTCCTTCATTATCGCCATCATCGGGCTGCTTCCGCTCCCTTTCGCAGGCTACTGGCTTACGAAAGAGGTTTACGATTACTCTCAGCAGATGGGTATCACCCTGATGGGGGGCGTGTTCGCATGGCTCTTCATTATCCAGGCGGTTCTTATCGGCGCCATATTCCTGTCGGCAAACTACTACCTCTGGTGTAGCCTTTGCAGATCAAGCGGCTCACACAGGTATACAAAGCTTATACAGCCGCTTGGTTTAATAATCGTATTCTCATTCCTGATCTGGTTTACGCCGCATACACTGGTTATGACCTCTACAGAACTGAGCCAGATAGGCGGTGCGCATCACCCGGTACTTGGACCTCTTGGAGTTATGGCCGCGAAGAACGGAGCGGTTAACCTCCTTATTCTGGCGACTTTCGTAAGTTTCCAGATATTCAGAAGGAGTAACATCAAGGTAGTCGGGGACGACTACTGGGCGAAGAACGGAACCGCGATTCAGATAGGGCTTTACATCGCCGGCGCCGGAAATGTTCTCATACTGAGTGTTTACAGCTACTTTATTCCAGCCGCTACCCGTATCGGTCTTTCGATACCGCAGGTAGTTACAACTCTTATAGTCGTCATTGTGGCGATGATAATTGACGGCAAGATGTTCAAAAAGACTGAAGATGTAGGAGAGGTTAGATGGGGCACAATGCCAATCCGCTCCCAATATGCGCTCTTCATGCTGGCGGCATCCTTCACATGGCTGATGGGCCTGATGGGATATTGCCGGTCGGCTATTCGCCAACACTGGCACGTGTACACGATATTCAGGGATAACTCCCCGGATGCGTTTACCCCTACTCTGCCTTACGCGGCAGGTATGGTTACCGTAATATGCTGCATATTTATAGCATTGGTACTCTTTATGTTCTGGATGCCTATCCTTGCTTCGAAGAAAGGAGGGGCAAAACATGGTTAATATACTTAAGATCGTAGCGTTCATGGTAGCGGTAATGGTCGCTTTCTCCGGGTACACAACCTATGGAATACCATTGATCATTCCCGCTCCACCTCCAGTAGAGGAGAAGATAAGCGGCGATATGACGATGGATCAGTTCATAGCTCTTGGCGAAAAGATCTATAACGGAAAAGGCACATGCACACTCTGCCACAACTCGCTCGGCAGGGCGCCGTTGCTCGAGCCGGTAGGAAGCGTTGCTACTGAGAGAATGGCGGATCCCAATTACAAGGGTAAGTCGAAGACCGTTGAGGAATATCTGCGTGAGTCGTTTGTTGATCCTTCCGCGTATGTCGTACCGGGATTTGGTAAAAAAGGGACGAACGATACGGTAAGCCCGATGCCGGACGTAAGCAAGGGCGCTATCAGTCTTTCCAATGTTGAAATGGACGCTGTCATCGGATACCTGCAGTCTATTGCCGGGGTTGAAGTAACCGTCAAGCTCCCGACAGGAGAAGACACAGCTGCAGCCGGTGGCGAGGATGAAGGTGGCGGTGAGATCAAACTCGCGGCCAATGCCAAGGAGGCATTCTCCAAGTTCGGTTGTGATGCCTGCCACATGGGGCCTGGAATAGCAGAAGGTGGCGACATGGGTCCTGACCTCTCAACGATGGGTAAGTCGGCAGGCACAAGGAAGAAGGGGATGTCAGCCGAGCAGTTCATCATCGAATCGATCATCGATCCCAATGCGGTTATTGCCGACGGGTTTGATGGAGAAATGATGCCCGACGATTTCGGGGACCAGATGACGGTCACGGAGCTTAACATGATGGTCAATGCCATACTGGGCAAGAAATAGCGGGGGAGTAGACGAAAATGAAATTTGTTAAGCCTTTGATTGTAATTGTTGTCTGTTACTTGTTACTGAAAATAGGAATCCCGTTTATAGGTTCAATCCTTCATCCGGGAACATGGCCTGTGGTGCCGACCAGTGTCATGAAGATGTTCATGTTCTTCGTGGTTACCGGTACCCTCCTGATGTACAGTTTTGATGAGGAGGGTTACGCGGCCTTTGCAGATCCGATCCAGGATCTCTACTCGAATCCTGAAAAAACGAACGCAAAGTATGCCGTTATAGCAATAATCGGCATATTCGGCGCATACATCACTTACCAGTATGTAAAGCCGACGTTCGATGCTCCAGTTGAGCTTCGCTCCGTTCACCCCGCGCCTCCAGCTAACGCTAAGGCCTGGGGCAAGAGCTATGCTCTCCAGACTCTCAAAAATCCGTTAAGAGGGGATAAGGAGAATTTTGCCAAGAATATTGAAGCTGGCGGAGTAGTTTACTACCAGAACTGCTACTATTGCCACGGTGACAGGATGCTTGGGAAAGGGCCCTTTTTCTCAGGGTTCAATCCACTGCCGGCAAATTTTGTCGACATTGGTACGATCGCTCAGCTCACGGAATCTTTCGTGTTCTGGCGAATTGCCACGGGTGGACCTGGCCTCCCTTCCGAGGGTGCGCCTTGGATATCGGCTATGCCGATATGGCATGATCTCCTGAGCGAAGAGGAAGTTTGGCAGGTTATTATGTTCATTTACGATTATACTGGTCACAATCCGCGCGTTACCACAGCAGTTGCGGAACATAAATGATGGGTGAGGGAAGATGATGTTGAATAGGATTAAAAAGATGAGATTAAAGGAAGTCGTTTTATTTCTTGCGGCATTCATGTATTTTGCCGCGTCTTCCGCCTCTGCCGCTCCGGGTAACGCAGAAAACGGCAAGACGATATACATGAAGAAATGCTGGTGGTGCCATGGAAAAGAGGGCGAGGCCGACGGTCCAGGCGCGGAATTCATGATTCCGCCACCGCGTGATTTCAGCCTTGGAATGTACAAGTACAAGACAAGCACCGTAGACAGGGTAGTGGTCAGGGACGAAGATATCTTCGATATGATCACATACGGTATGCCTGGCACATCGATGCCGTCATGGAAAGAAGTTCTGAACGATCAGGAGAGGTGGGACCTCGTTGCGTTCGTCAAGTCGCTTACCGACATGTTCGAAGGCGCGGATAATCCCCCAGCACTCGACCTGAGCAAGAAAGTATCAAGCTCGGCAGACAGCATCGAAAAAGGGAAGAAGGCCTACGATGATGCGAAATGCTGGGAGTGTCACGGTAAAGAGGGAAAAGGCGACCTCATGAAAAAGCTGAAAGAGGATTCCGGTTCGCGCGTATGGCCTAGGAACTTAGCAAAACCTTGGACATTCCGCGTTAGCAACAATCCCGAGGATATATACGCCAGAGTGACGAACGGTATTCCGGGTACGCCGATGACATCCTTTGCCGCAGAGACAACCGGAAACGGAAAGCTCTCGGAAGAGGACAGGTGGCACGTCTCCAACTACGTCGCTTCGCTTGCGGACCCGAACAGGGCTACAAAGCAGGGGCAGATAGTTGTAAAGGCTATCCAGACAGAAGCTCTCCCTGCGGATGAGAATGATCCGGCATGGGAAGGCTTTGAAGGGACCGCTTATTTCCTCGTTCCGCAGATAATCGCTGCAGAGAGGTTCTTCATTCCTTCGAACGACCTCGTGATCGTAAAAGCCGCGTTTACCGAAAACGAGATAGCTTTCCTTCTTGAGATCGACGACAGGACAAAGAGCGTTCCCGGCAATTCGGACGCCGCTGCGATAGCTTGGGGCAACCTGACGCCGGACGCGCTTGCGATACAGACTCCGGTCGTAATTCCGGATTCGGCTGAAAAACCGTATTTCGGACATGGCGATGCTTCGCACCCGGTTTCGATGCTCTACTGGAACAGCGGTTCCACTGAAAGCGGACAGATAGCAAAGATGATGACCACTACAGGCCTTGGCAAAATGGAAGCGAGCGATGTAGCCGCCGCAGGATTCACCGCCACCTCCACATATAATGCTGGAACCTGGAAGGTCATGATGAAGAGGAGCCTCGCTACGAATAATCCTGAAAAGGATACTCAGTTCGTCGCCGGCAAGTACATCCCGATAGCGTTTGCGAACTGGGACGGCTCGAACGGCGAAGCAGGCTCGAAGCACACCATGACCACATGGTACTGGCTGTTGCTCAAGCCCCAGACCGGAAGCTCGGTAGTCCTTCTTCCACTTGCAGTACTCTTGGTGCTGGTTGGCGGACAGGTCTGGATTTCCGGGCGTATGAAGAATAAGGCGTAAATTAATTTTAAAAACGTGAAAGAGGAGGTTACTCGAGTGAACAGAATGATTGTTTTGTGCTGTCTCATGCTGGCAGTAATGTTCGGTACGTCAGCAATGGCGGCGGATGGAAAAGGCATCGTGGACAAGAACAAGTGTGGAAGCTGCCATAAAATGTCCGGCCCGGCTGTAAAGACCATCGCTGAAGTAATGAAAAGGAAAGCGCCGGATCTCTTTTATGCAGGTAGCAAGTTCAACAAGGATTGGCTGGTAGGATACCTCCAGAACCCGACCACTTTAAGGCCGGCTGGAACGGTTTACCTCAACAACATCACAACCGAAGGGGATACCGACAAGGTGAAAGGGGCGCCTGACAAATGCGCTTCCAAACTGAGCGCAGGCGACGCAGCAGCAGCTGCCGACTACCTCATGACCCTCAAGGACAAGTCGATGAAGACCGGTGTTGCGAAGATCGGTGATTTTTCATCGGCAAGGGCGAAACTCCTTATGACAAAGGATAACGCCTGCAACGCGTGCCACGAACTTCCGAAAAAGGGGGGCGGTCTTTCCTGTCCGACATTCGACGGAATCGGCGCAAGGCTGAATCCCGACTGGATGTACAGCTTCATTCAGGACCCCACACACTGGGATCCGAGGGTATGGATGGCAAAAGGGACATTTGACGATGCCCAGTTGCAGTTGATGGTCAATTACCTCTCCTCGCTTAAATAGAAAGGGGAAATAGAAGAGATGAATAGAATGGATATTTCAAGGAAATTGGTTATTGGATTTCTTTTTGCTGCTTCCCTTTTCGCCATGTCGGCTATGAAGGCAGAGGCGGCGGAAAAAGCGGTTGACAACTACAACCTCCATTGCGTGCAGTGCCACGGTTCTGCCGGAACGGGGAAGGGGATCAACGCTCCGTTTCTCGCAGTTCAGCCGAGAAACCACACAAGTGATAAGGATATGAGTTCCTTGACTGACAGCAACGTATTCAAGGCTATCAAGGAAGGCGGAATCGCAGTCGGTAAATCGACCCAGATGCCACCGTTCGGAGGCGTTTTGACCGATGCTGAGATCAATGATCTTGTAAAGCATCTGCGCGCCATGTGCAAATGCAAAGGACCAGCTTAATTTAACTGAACGGTTTTTATTTGCCGGATTAATCTGGTAAAATTCGAGCTAGTGTTTGGTTTGTGGCTCCGCCGGAAGGCGGAGCCTCTTTTTATAATCAACCAGTGCAAAATATCGGCATTGCCTGCTCCTATTGATGCATTTTCCAGGAGGAACGCATATGACAAACGAGATAACAAAAACCGTTAAAATCAAAGTTTCAACACTCTCCTACATTCTGGCAATATTAGTTCCCCTTGTTTTCAGTCTTTCAAACGCAAATGCCGCGAAATTATCGGATCACTTTGCGATGAATATTGATCCCTATTCGGAAAAGATGGTAGGCAAGGATGTGACAAAGAGCGTGACGGAGTTCTTTCACGCCGCAGAAAAGGCTATCGAATCGGAGGATATCGAATCCTTGATGGGGTTGTATTCAGACAACTACAAGAACGGCGAGCACGACAAGGCCTCCGTTAAAAAAATCTGGCAAAGGATTTTCGGTAGGTTCAACAGCATGGCGACTCTTCACAATATGCGCTTTATCACGACCTCTCCAGAAAGTGAAACCATGATTATCAGGTGTAGCGGGCTTCTCGTTGGCGTTCCGGAAGGTGAAAAAAACAGAATGACGATAGACAACTGGACTGACGCCGACCATATACTCGTGATGGAAAAAGGGAAATGGAAACTTATCGGTACAGCCGGCAAAAGCAATGAAAGACTATGGTTTGACAAGCCGATGCACCCGCTCTTTTAGCCCGAAACAGGTACCCCAATACAGTTTATGGAACTAAAAATATAATTTATTTGCACGGTATTGTTTCAATCTGCTCTAATTAGAAGACCGAATGGACTTCCTCATAAGAATCATGGTCAAAAAGAATTATTGCAAATGGAGAAAGCAACTTGACGAAACAAATATTTGACTTGAACAAAAAGGAACTATGGGAAAGCGTTAAACCAAAAAAAATGACCTTCCGCCACTACTTTGGCGGATTCGCACTTCTCCTCCTCATATCACAGCTGGTTACAGGGCTTTATATGATCTTCTATTACGAGCCATCGCTTCGTGAGACCTATAAAACGGTACAGTATTTCGACAATGTCGCCTTCCTCGGAGCCCTTACGAGGAACATTCATCGTTATGGAGCCTTTTTCCTGACATTGGCGGTAGCTATACACCTTTGGCGCGGGTACATGAGGCGCGACTATCAGGGGGGGAGGAAATGGAACTGGATAACAGGCGTTTTGCTGAGTCTTATAATAGTGGCGTTTCTCATTAGCGGAACGATATTGCCCTGGGAATGGAAGGGCTACTGGATGATGGAGATGTTCAATAACTGGCTCAAGACTATCCCTATCTTCGGCACGACTTTCTACGATTTTTTCATGCAGAGCTATACCCCGACGCGTAACTTTGTAATTCACGATATCGTTCTCCCGTTACTGACCTATATCCTCCTGCAGATCCACTGCCTTTCCAGACTACGAAAGAGAGGATACGGAGATTTCTTTTTACGACAAACGGTTGCGACGATCCCGCTGATTATAGCGATAATCGCGTACAGCGTTGCGTTTCCGGTTCCAACAGAGGATCCGGAAATGATCCCTTTTCCGATGGATGGACAGTACATACCTGCTCCTGAATGGTTTTTCGTCACTTTCCTTTTGCCGTACTGGTATTTCCCTCCGCGCGAATGGTCGCTCTATCTGTTTTGGGTCCCATTTATCATCCTTGTAGTATTCTTCCTTCTGCCGTATCTGAATAAAAGGAAGAAAAAGGATGAGCTGGAGAAAATTCCCGAAAAGAGAAGGATATGGATGGGGAAAGCCTACACTTGGGCCGGCATTATTGGGGGAGCGCTATTTGTATTTACGTTGCTTTGGGGGAGCGTCGATTCCCCCTGGATGGGGTGTAACAGCTGCCACAATGTTTCCATGGGGGACAGGATGGGAATACCCCCTGTAACCTATAAGGATGTGGAGCGAAACCCGCTTCTTCTTGATAACCGCTGGATGATGAGGCACTGGTATGAACCGCAAGTTGTTTGGTAATACTCATATGATAAAGAAAGCGCTACTTGTTATTGCCCTGCTGACTTTGAATTCCTGCTCCGAATCAATTCCCGGGAATCCTGAGAAGGTGGCGGAAAACTATGTGGAAGCCATCCGGGCAGATGATTTCGCGCAGATTTACGAATTAAACTTCCTTACGGTGCGGCAGAAAAGACTGTTGCTTAGGGAAGAGAGTGACGCCGGTCAGAAGCTCCTGGAAGAGAACTTCAAAAAACATAAAGGGGATTATGAATCGGTCGATGTGAAATTGACCGATAGAGGTATCTGGCATGAGAAATCATACTTCCCCAAGTCAGCCAAGGTCACTTTCGGAAAGGCAAGTTATCCAAAAGCGGCCGCGGATGACCCGGTAAATGCCGAATACGAAAAGGCTCAGAACGTTTATGTGAAAATAAAGAGTGTATACAGTTCCCCTGAAGAAGCTCCAGTTTATGATGATAAAAAGATAAAAGAAGTTTCTTTCGACTGTTTCCTGAAAAAAGTGCGGAAAGAAGGGAACGTTCGCATATATTCCCATGACGAGCAGTGGTTCGTTGCCGACATTGTCCCTGATGTTTCAACAGCAATATATTTCGAATAGATTTCCAGAAGCGATGTAACAGATGTGATACATCGCATAAAATCCCAGCCTCATTCCGTGCAAATATTACAAAACGATTAAACGAAATGTACGATATGGCAGGAAGAATATCTAAATACAACGGTTATCTCTTGTTTTACAACTAAATATCCAGTTCATGCAAAAAATGACAAAAAATGTCACTACGCAGATATCCTGATGTTAAAAACGATATTCATTGGCGAATAGTTACAATATCTGGAGAGTGGATGTAACATATGTGATACGGTAGCAGGTATCTAAGGATTACCCCTCTTTTTCTCCAGATTAGGCATGTAGGTTGCTTTGTATAAGCCTCAATGGGGAGTTTTTTCCAGATAGTTTTTATTAAATTTTTTTTATTTATTGGGAGGATAGTTAATGAGGAAAGTCACGAAACTTGTTTTCTTGATGTTTCTGGCTCTTTCCGTAGGTGCGCTTGTCGCAACCGATGCGGATGCCAGGGAGAAGAAATCAGCGGCTGATTTGGAAAAGGCCAAAAAAGAGGGTGATGCCTCTCAGGCTGAAGCCGACAAAGCCCGCGAATCATTCGGTCGCGAAGCAGACGAGTACAATATTGAGTCTTTCGAGACCAAGACCGACAAGAAGGGTTCCAGTGCGTCAACATACGGCGTTGCCGGGTTCGACTATCTTACAGGTGTAGGTAAAGTTGCATCTGACCCTGACAAAATCGGCGCAGATCTTCCAGCTGCTCTCGGCGGCGGAAAGCTCAAAGCAAAGCTAGACACACCTTTGAAAAAAATGATGTCAAAGCGCTTTAAGAACAAATGGACTGGCCAGCTTGGCGACACTGAATCTGGTCTTACAGAGAAATCAGGTGTTACCGAGGTTTGGTTCCGATCTGACAGCTCTTCCGAGCTTGGTGCAGGTTACAACGACTGGGTTAACCAGTGGAACGACATCACAAGGCCTAATACCAACGGTGTAACACTTGTTGCGGGTGCAGACCCGGATCAGGGCGCTCACTGGTTCTCGGTATACTGCGTCCATTGCCATGGCTGGACCGGTAAAGGTGACGGCCCAACGGCTGCTCCTCTTGATCCCCGCCCAAGGAACCTGACAAACGGTAAATACTCAAACTTCATTTCTAACGTAGATATGTTCCAGGTAATCAAAGGCGGCGGCGCTGCAAGGAACCTTTCGGAAGCTATGCCTCCTTGGGGTAACATCATGCAGGATCAGGATATTTGGAACACAGTTGCATTTATCAGGTCCCTTGCTGATAAACCTGCATTTGCTCCGGATCCAAGCGACGTAACAGCCGCTAACGCAAAGGACAGCGATGAGTTCAAGGAAATGAACGAAATGCTCGAACTTGCCGGCGCAATGGCTGGACGCGGTGGCGCAATGAAAGGTGGATACGACTCAATCGGTGGCGGACGCTTCTCTTCAAAGAAAGTCGGTATCGGCGGTGTTAAAACCTCCGGTCACGGCGGCGGTACTGCAAACACTGGTGACTGGGCTCTCGACAAGTAATTTAGCCCAATCTAAGCTTCAGATATGGCTCCCCCTCTTAAGAGGGGGGGCCTTTTTTTTGCTCAAATCACGGTTTTCCCCTGTTTGGTCAGATTTTTGCTTATTTTTAACACCTATCTTGCAATTGTGTATCAACTGTTAGACAATGGTGCACTCTCAATTAGGGTAGGGGTTCAAATACTTGGTAGATTTTAAAAAGGGTAGGATGTTGAGTAATGATTGAAGTAGAAAAGCTAACAAAAACCTACGGCGAGGCGCGGGGGATAAACGATGTCTCCTTTAATGTCGAAAAGGGTGAGATTGTCGGCTTTCTTGGACCAAACGGAGCCGGGAAGACAACGACAATGCGAATCCTTACATGTTTTATGCCTGCCACAAGCGGTACGGCCCGCATTGCGGGTTACGATGTTTTCGAGGACTCCCTGAGCGTAAGGCGGAAGATAGGGTATCTGCCGGAAACGGTTCCTCTCTACACGGACATGCAGGTGCCCGACTACCTCCGGTTTGTCGCCGGTTTGAAGGGGATTCCCTGGAAAAGCATAAGTATGCGCGTTGCTGAGGTAATGGAGCAGGTAGGATTAACCCATATGGCTCACAAATTCATCGGTGAGCTTTCCAAGGGGTATCGGCAGAGGGTAGGCCTGGCACAGGCGCTTCTGAACGACCCGGAAGTGCTGATACTCGATGAGCCGACCATTGGCCTTGATCCAAGGCAGATCATTGAAATCCGTTCACTGATAGGTGAACTGGGTAAACAGAGGACGATCATATTAAGCAGTCATATTCTCCCCGAGGTTAGCATGCTTTGCCAGAGGGTTATTATCATAGATGAAGGTCGCATCAAGGCGATGGATACGCCGGACAACCTGACATCACAGATGCACGCGGCAACAAGGGTGCAGACGAGGATTGCCGGTCCGCAAGAGAAAGTATTGGACGCCCTCAGGAAGCTGGGAGGCGTAAAGGTTGCCCAAATGTTAAGCGGAGGACCGGGAATAACCAACAACTATGTTGTCGAATTCAATAACGGCTTCGAGGGGGCCCATCTGATTGCAAAGCTGACAGCCGAGCAGAAGTGGGATCTCTACGAGCTTTCACCAATGAAAATGAGCCTTGAGGATATATTCATCCATATAGTCACTGAAGAAGGGGGGAAGCAGTGAGAAACTTCTTTTTCATACTCATGAAGGAGATCAGATCGTATTTCAATTCTCCGATAGCCTTTGTGGTGATCACCATTTTTTCGATACTCACAGGGTACTACTTCTACAACATTTTCGCGTCATTCAGCACATTGAGTTTTCAGGCGCAGACAGATCCGATGGTGGCAAATCAGTATGGGGCGCTGAACGTAACGGAATTTGTTATCCGGCCGTTCATCGGCACATTGAGCGGGGTCATGCTGATCATGTTGCCGATGCTTACCATGCGTGTTTTCTCGGAGGAGAAAAAGGCGGGAACGATTGAGCTACTCCTCACATTCCCGGTGAAGGATATTGAGGCGATAATGGGGAAATTCATGGGTTGCATGGGGATCTTCATGATAATGCTGGTTCTTTCATTCCCAAGCATTTTGCTGGTCGAGTTCTTTGGTGATCCGGAATGGGGTGTGATAATCACCGGGTATATCGGTCTTATACTGATGGGTTCGGCTTTCATTTCCCTTGGCGTTTTCATGTCTACTCTCACGGAAAACCAGATAATCGCCGCTGTGCTTACATTCTCGGCGCTGATGATCTTCTACGTGGTCAGTTATTCGACCAGCCTGGTTGGCGAGAGCTTGAGCAGAATACTTGAGTACCTGTCGTTCAATTACCACATTGCGAATTTCGCAAAAGGGGTAATCGATACTTCAGACGTCGTCTACTATATCCTGTTCACCTTTTTCTTCCTTTTCCTCAGCATGCGTTCGCTTGAATCGAAAAGGTGGAGGGCATAATCATGAAAATACCGGCAGTACTGATACTTGGTTTACTTGGAATCGTATTTATAGCCACCGGGTTTGGAATTTACGCGATAGGCGGAGCCATGAGCATTACAGCAGCCGGCCTTATCTGGGTCGGACTGATGCTTACGCTCTTTATCCTCTATGTCCGTTTCAATGAAGTAAAGAACATCCTTGGCAGCAAGAGCACTAAATACGGCGCGAACATGGTTGTGATGGTTGCGGTTTTCGCGGCGGTGACGGTTTTTGCCGCGGTGCTGGGCGAGACGCACAAGAAGAGGGTTGATCTTACAAAAACCGGAAGGTTCACTCTTTCCACACAAACCAAAAAGATACTTCAATCGCTGAGCACCCCTGTGAAGGCGGTTGCGTTTTACCGAAATGAATCGGGTTCTCAGCATGCGCAACAGAGGTTGAAGATGCGCGACATACTTGAGGAGTACGCAAGCATTTCAGACAATTTCACATTCACCTTTATCGACCCGGACAGAAACCCGGGGCTTGCATCAAAATACGGGGTGTCCGAATACCGGATAACGCTCCTTATGTCAGGCGATAAACAGATAAAGATAGGAAATGAGCAGGAGGAGAAGCTGACAAACGGACTCATCAAGCTTTTGAGAGAAAAGCGGAAGGTAGTCTATTTTGTAAAGGGCCACGGCGAAAAGGATAT
This window harbors:
- a CDS encoding c-type cytochrome, which codes for MRLKEVVLFLAAFMYFAASSASAAPGNAENGKTIYMKKCWWCHGKEGEADGPGAEFMIPPPRDFSLGMYKYKTSTVDRVVVRDEDIFDMITYGMPGTSMPSWKEVLNDQERWDLVAFVKSLTDMFEGADNPPALDLSKKVSSSADSIEKGKKAYDDAKCWECHGKEGKGDLMKKLKEDSGSRVWPRNLAKPWTFRVSNNPEDIYARVTNGIPGTPMTSFAAETTGNGKLSEEDRWHVSNYVASLADPNRATKQGQIVVKAIQTEALPADENDPAWEGFEGTAYFLVPQIIAAERFFIPSNDLVIVKAAFTENEIAFLLEIDDRTKSVPGNSDAAAIAWGNLTPDALAIQTPVVIPDSAEKPYFGHGDASHPVSMLYWNSGSTESGQIAKMMTTTGLGKMEASDVAAAGFTATSTYNAGTWKVMMKRSLATNNPEKDTQFVAGKYIPIAFANWDGSNGEAGSKHTMTTWYWLLLKPQTGSSVVLLPLAVLLVLVGGQVWISGRMKNKA
- a CDS encoding cytochrome c, with the translated sequence MNRMDISRKLVIGFLFAASLFAMSAMKAEAAEKAVDNYNLHCVQCHGSAGTGKGINAPFLAVQPRNHTSDKDMSSLTDSNVFKAIKEGGIAVGKSTQMPPFGGVLTDAEINDLVKHLRAMCKCKGPA
- a CDS encoding cytochrome c, which codes for MIVLCCLMLAVMFGTSAMAADGKGIVDKNKCGSCHKMSGPAVKTIAEVMKRKAPDLFYAGSKFNKDWLVGYLQNPTTLRPAGTVYLNNITTEGDTDKVKGAPDKCASKLSAGDAAAAADYLMTLKDKSMKTGVAKIGDFSSARAKLLMTKDNACNACHELPKKGGGLSCPTFDGIGARLNPDWMYSFIQDPTHWDPRVWMAKGTFDDAQLQLMVNYLSSLK
- a CDS encoding cytochrome C — encoded protein: MVNILKIVAFMVAVMVAFSGYTTYGIPLIIPAPPPVEEKISGDMTMDQFIALGEKIYNGKGTCTLCHNSLGRAPLLEPVGSVATERMADPNYKGKSKTVEEYLRESFVDPSAYVVPGFGKKGTNDTVSPMPDVSKGAISLSNVEMDAVIGYLQSIAGVEVTVKLPTGEDTAAAGGEDEGGGEIKLAANAKEAFSKFGCDACHMGPGIAEGGDMGPDLSTMGKSAGTRKKGMSAEQFIIESIIDPNAVIADGFDGEMMPDDFGDQMTVTELNMMVNAILGKK
- a CDS encoding c-type cytochrome — encoded protein: MKFVKPLIVIVVCYLLLKIGIPFIGSILHPGTWPVVPTSVMKMFMFFVVTGTLLMYSFDEEGYAAFADPIQDLYSNPEKTNAKYAVIAIIGIFGAYITYQYVKPTFDAPVELRSVHPAPPANAKAWGKSYALQTLKNPLRGDKENFAKNIEAGGVVYYQNCYYCHGDRMLGKGPFFSGFNPLPANFVDIGTIAQLTESFVFWRIATGGPGLPSEGAPWISAMPIWHDLLSEEEVWQVIMFIYDYTGHNPRVTTAVAEHK
- a CDS encoding cytochrome ubiquinol oxidase subunit I, whose protein sequence is MGKSKIFHKFFYRVRLETLAVLFVLSIAGLAVSGPFSDNLATPVYASEEADAGAGADAATAEGEAEAEDDTVWKPMAAPILEAKDYPVVKGWNNRISVWIVAQLHLFFAAFVLGVPIFVWVIEFIGVTTKDKRYDNMAHEFMKVAMTGFSLTASFGGVLALMLFSFYPDFMEYMTSIFGKVMIWYGLMFFAESFFVYTYYYGWDSMQDEKGKKIHLVLGLFLNLSGMTLMVMSNSWASFMMAPSGIEADGTFQGDVWAVITGHLWNPLNLHRFIANIAYGGSLTAAYAAYKYIATNNQEERAHYDWMGYTSFIIAIIGLLPLPFAGYWLTKEVYDYSQQMGITLMGGVFAWLFIIQAVLIGAIFLSANYYLWCSLCRSSGSHRYTKLIQPLGLIIVFSFLIWFTPHTLVMTSTELSQIGGAHHPVLGPLGVMAAKNGAVNLLILATFVSFQIFRRSNIKVVGDDYWAKNGTAIQIGLYIAGAGNVLILSVYSYFIPAATRIGLSIPQVVTTLIVVIVAMIIDGKMFKKTEDVGEVRWGTMPIRSQYALFMLAASFTWLMGLMGYCRSAIRQHWHVYTIFRDNSPDAFTPTLPYAAGMVTVICCIFIALVLFMFWMPILASKKGGAKHG